In Halorientalis sp. LT38, a genomic segment contains:
- the purQ gene encoding phosphoribosylformylglycinamidine synthase I produces MTVSVIQFGGSNCDRDAVRALAEIGVDAELVWHEDGLPADASGVVFPGGFSYGDYLRAGAMAARSPIVEEVREVAEEGTPVLGVCNGAQIGSESSLTPGAFTTNRSARFQCEHVHLRVENADTPWTAAYEEGDVIELPIAHGEGRFEIEDDRLAELEREDRVLFRYCDADGNVTDDANPNGSKGNVAGVLGTRDSVAVLMPHPERAALPDIGPTDGQGVLQGFAE; encoded by the coding sequence ATGACGGTATCGGTCATCCAGTTCGGCGGCTCCAACTGCGACCGCGACGCCGTCCGGGCGCTCGCGGAGATCGGCGTCGACGCCGAACTCGTCTGGCACGAGGACGGCCTCCCCGCGGACGCCAGCGGCGTCGTCTTCCCCGGCGGGTTCTCCTACGGCGACTACCTCCGCGCCGGCGCGATGGCCGCCCGCTCGCCGATCGTCGAGGAGGTCCGCGAAGTCGCGGAGGAAGGAACGCCGGTCCTCGGCGTCTGCAACGGCGCCCAGATCGGCTCCGAGTCGAGTCTCACTCCTGGCGCGTTCACGACCAACCGGAGCGCTCGCTTCCAGTGCGAGCACGTCCACCTGCGCGTCGAGAACGCCGACACCCCGTGGACCGCCGCCTACGAGGAGGGCGACGTGATCGAACTCCCGATCGCCCACGGCGAGGGCCGCTTCGAGATCGAAGACGACCGTCTCGCGGAACTCGAACGCGAGGACCGCGTCCTCTTTCGCTACTGCGACGCGGACGGCAACGTCACCGACGACGCCAACCCCAACGGCTCGAAGGGCAACGTCGCGGGCGTGCTGGGCACCCGCGACTCCGTGGCCGTGCTGATGCCCCACCCGGAACGCGCCGCGCTGCCCGACATCGGCCCCACGGACGGCCAGGGCGTGCTGCAGGGCTTCGCGGAGTAG
- a CDS encoding archaeosine biosynthesis radical SAM protein RaSEA gives MSQPSPEVYEQGKGMDAHNQAMREIRSRKDETYDPREPTRVWIDEDNTPDGVYQSLTIILNTGGCRWARAGGCTMCGYVAESVEGGSVAHEDLMAQIDVCLEHEAENADDPSGLIKIYTSGSFLDEREVPAETRQAIAETFADRDRIVVESLPDFVEREKIEDFTDQGLETDVAVGLETATDRVRRDCVNKYFEFAEFERAAADAQDVGAGIKAYLLMKPPFLSEPEALEDMKRSVRKCAAVDGCHTVSMNPTNVQRHTMVEDLYHDGGYRPPWLWSVADVLESTAEEDVIVVSDPVGHGSDRGAHNCGECDDRVQKAIKDFDLRQDPSVFEQVSCECERTWEIVLDRETGYNQPLTR, from the coding sequence ATGAGTCAGCCGAGCCCCGAAGTCTACGAGCAGGGGAAGGGGATGGACGCCCACAACCAGGCGATGCGGGAGATCCGCTCGCGCAAGGACGAGACCTACGACCCACGCGAGCCGACGCGCGTCTGGATCGACGAGGACAACACGCCCGACGGCGTCTACCAGTCGCTGACGATCATCCTCAACACCGGCGGGTGCCGGTGGGCCCGCGCCGGCGGCTGCACCATGTGCGGCTACGTCGCCGAATCCGTCGAGGGTGGCTCGGTCGCCCACGAGGACCTGATGGCCCAGATCGACGTCTGTCTGGAACACGAAGCGGAGAACGCCGACGACCCCTCCGGCCTCATCAAGATCTACACCTCCGGCTCCTTCCTCGACGAGCGCGAGGTCCCTGCAGAAACCCGGCAGGCCATCGCCGAGACCTTCGCGGACCGGGACCGCATCGTCGTCGAGTCCCTCCCCGACTTCGTCGAGCGCGAGAAGATCGAGGACTTCACCGACCAGGGCCTGGAGACCGACGTCGCGGTGGGGCTGGAGACCGCGACCGATCGGGTCCGCCGCGACTGCGTGAACAAGTACTTCGAGTTCGCGGAGTTCGAGCGCGCCGCCGCCGACGCGCAGGACGTCGGCGCGGGGATCAAGGCCTACCTCCTGATGAAGCCGCCCTTCCTCTCGGAACCGGAAGCGCTCGAGGACATGAAGCGCTCGGTGCGGAAGTGCGCCGCCGTCGACGGCTGTCACACCGTCTCGATGAACCCCACGAACGTCCAGCGCCACACGATGGTCGAGGACCTGTACCACGACGGGGGCTACCGACCGCCGTGGCTCTGGTCGGTCGCCGACGTGCTGGAGTCCACAGCTGAGGAGGACGTCATCGTCGTCTCCGACCCCGTCGGCCACGGCAGCGACCGCGGCGCCCACAACTGCGGGGAATGTGACGATCGGGTGCAGAAAGCGATCAAGGACTTCGACCTCCGGCAGGATCCCTCCGTGTTCGAGCAGGTCTCCTGTGAGTGCGAGCGCACCTGGGAGATCGTTCTCGATCGGGAAACCGGCTACAACCAGCCGCTCACGCGGTAG
- a CDS encoding VanZ family protein: protein MGSLRVPLLPSWVRWLAVALVAAVVVWSSVTRPPTGGPGPAFPGPIGFDKYLHIAAYLTLTGALGYALVDGRVERIAALAFAVAVSFGFGVELLQLASPYRSFSFGDAVANAVGASVVAALWGPLTDRVRFRPLDKWRGSRADR from the coding sequence ATGGGGTCGCTCCGCGTCCCGCTGCTGCCGAGCTGGGTGCGCTGGCTGGCGGTCGCGCTCGTCGCCGCGGTCGTCGTCTGGTCGTCGGTGACGCGACCGCCGACGGGCGGTCCCGGACCCGCGTTTCCCGGACCCATCGGCTTCGACAAGTACCTGCACATTGCGGCCTACCTGACACTGACCGGAGCGCTCGGCTACGCGCTCGTGGACGGTCGCGTCGAGCGAATCGCGGCCCTGGCCTTCGCCGTCGCGGTGTCCTTCGGCTTCGGCGTCGAACTCCTCCAGCTCGCGAGTCCGTACCGATCCTTCAGTTTCGGGGACGCCGTCGCCAACGCCGTCGGCGCGTCGGTCGTCGCCGCACTCTGGGGACCACTGACCGACCGCGTGCGATTCCGACCGCTCGATAAGTGGCGAGGGTCGCGGGCGGATCGGTGA